Proteins from a single region of Methanotorris igneus Kol 5:
- a CDS encoding bifunctional 5,6,7,8-tetrahydromethanopterin hydro-lyase/3-hexulose-6-phosphate synthase: protein MIKFGEAVFGNEVKAVINLVIGKGKEMDEAFTNALTRTPCPLFANLRPNLIVKPLTLVVPRHPISSEIQDELLNGVIQYGVAKAIADLDLEEDLKIIATVSVPDVPLTTLTKRKLFQYYYGATKLAINRALNEYPSKEKIKKEKYRALHPLVGFRDVRLERPPYLQVALDVPTIENLEFILNALPKSDRIILEAGTPLIKKFGIEVIEHIREYFDGFIVADLKTLDTGRIEVRMAFESTANAVCISGVAPKSTILKGIHECQKCGIMSYLDMMNVENPINLYNSLKLKPDVVILHRGIDEETFGVKKEFSITKEDVDAILAIAGGVSPENIDELIKNYDILIVGRAITKSRDPGRVARMFVNRLGDDIEQYRLYLDEDEEIDIYSRVR, encoded by the coding sequence ATGATAAAATTTGGAGAGGCAGTTTTTGGAAATGAAGTTAAAGCAGTTATTAATTTAGTCATTGGAAAAGGTAAAGAAATGGATGAAGCATTTACAAATGCATTAACAAGAACCCCATGCCCATTATTTGCCAATTTAAGACCAAATTTGATTGTTAAACCACTAACCTTAGTTGTACCAAGGCATCCAATAAGCAGTGAGATACAGGATGAACTGTTGAATGGAGTTATTCAGTATGGAGTAGCAAAAGCAATAGCGGATTTGGATTTAGAGGAGGATTTAAAGATAATCGCAACCGTTTCAGTTCCAGATGTTCCTTTAACAACACTAACTAAAAGAAAATTATTCCAATACTACTATGGAGCAACAAAATTGGCAATAAACAGAGCTTTAAATGAATACCCTTCAAAAGAAAAGATAAAGAAAGAAAAATACAGGGCTTTACATCCACTCGTAGGATTTAGGGATGTTAGGTTGGAGAGGCCTCCTTATTTGCAAGTGGCATTAGATGTGCCTACAATTGAGAATTTAGAGTTTATTTTAAATGCATTGCCAAAAAGCGATAGGATTATTCTTGAGGCAGGGACTCCATTAATCAAGAAGTTTGGTATTGAAGTTATTGAGCATATAAGGGAGTATTTTGATGGCTTTATTGTTGCTGATTTAAAAACTCTTGATACTGGAAGGATTGAGGTTAGGATGGCATTTGAAAGCACTGCAAATGCAGTTTGTATAAGTGGAGTTGCCCCAAAATCAACCATACTAAAAGGCATCCATGAATGCCAAAAATGTGGGATAATGAGTTATTTGGATATGATGAATGTGGAAAATCCAATTAATCTATATAACTCCTTAAAGTTAAAACCAGATGTTGTTATTTTGCATAGGGGAATTGATGAGGAAACGTTTGGAGTAAAGAAGGAATTCAGTATAACTAAAGAAGATGTAGATGCAATATTGGCAATTGCTGGGGGAGTTAGTCCAGAAAATATTGATGAGTTAATTAAAAACTATGACATTTTGATAGTTGGTAGGGCAATAACAAAATCAAGAGATCCTGGAAGAGTTGCAAGGATGTTTGTCAATAGGTTGGGGGATGATATTGAGCAATATAGGTTGTATTTAGATGAAGATGAGGAAATTGATATTTATAGTCGTGTGCGTTAG
- a CDS encoding TIGR00375 family protein has translation MIISADLHIHSKYSGGTSKYMDIEHILKYGKLKGLDLIGTGDCLHEKWLNEIKNYKDKNLLLTTEIEDINRVHHLVFLPSISKVEELREILKRYSKNIDDDGRPRVLMDGKELIEVVHDVGGLIGAAHAFTPWTSLYKSFDSVYDCYGKKPDFIELGLSADTDMADMIKELRDIPFLSNSDAHSYHPHRLGREFNQFEVDSLGNLEENFEEIRKAIKNNKIVANYGLDPKLGKYHLTACTKCYLRFKLEDAKRLNFKCPCGGTIKKGVLSRVEELSDGQIIHPKFRPPYYKIIPLAEIISLSTKRGIGTQTVNNLWEKFIEKYKNEINVLINADIEELKKINEDVGNTIELFREGKIYIYPGGGGEYGRIMKTPPKIKWYVMQNTLDAWLNR, from the coding sequence ATGATTATCAGTGCTGATTTGCATATCCACTCCAAATATTCAGGTGGTACATCAAAGTATATGGACATAGAGCATATATTAAAATATGGTAAATTAAAAGGTTTGGATTTAATAGGGACGGGAGATTGTTTGCATGAAAAATGGCTAAATGAGATTAAAAACTATAAGGATAAAAATTTATTACTAACCACTGAAATTGAAGATATAAACAGGGTTCATCACCTTGTTTTTCTCCCATCAATATCAAAAGTTGAAGAGTTAAGAGAAATATTAAAGAGATACTCAAAAAATATTGATGATGATGGAAGGCCACGGGTTTTAATGGATGGAAAGGAATTAATTGAGGTTGTCCATGACGTTGGGGGGCTTATAGGAGCTGCACATGCTTTCACACCGTGGACAAGTTTATATAAGTCATTTGACTCTGTTTATGATTGCTATGGAAAAAAACCCGACTTCATAGAACTTGGTTTATCTGCTGACACTGATATGGCAGACATGATTAAAGAATTGAGAGATATTCCATTTTTAAGTAATTCTGATGCCCACTCTTATCATCCACATAGGTTAGGTAGGGAATTTAATCAATTTGAGGTGGATTCTCTTGGAAATTTGGAGGAAAATTTTGAAGAGATTAGGAAAGCAATAAAAAACAATAAGATTGTTGCCAATTATGGTCTTGACCCAAAACTTGGAAAATACCACCTAACCGCATGCACAAAATGCTATTTAAGGTTTAAGTTAGAGGATGCAAAAAGATTAAACTTCAAATGCCCCTGTGGAGGGACTATAAAGAAGGGTGTTTTGAGTAGAGTCGAAGAACTCAGCGATGGACAAATTATCCACCCAAAATTTAGACCTCCTTACTACAAAATAATTCCATTGGCGGAGATAATAAGTTTATCAACAAAAAGAGGCATTGGAACTCAAACCGTCAACAACTTATGGGAAAAATTTATTGAAAAATATAAAAATGAGATAAACGTGCTTATAAATGCTGATATTGAAGAATTAAAAAAAATAAACGAAGATGTTGGAAATACTATTGAGTTATTTAGGGAGGGAAAAATCTACATCTATCCTGGTGGAGGGGGAGAGTATGGAAGAATTATGAAAACCCCTCCAAAGATAAAGTGGTATGTTATGCAAAATACACTTGATGCATGGCTCAATAGATGA
- a CDS encoding glycosyltransferase family 4 protein: MKVLMPTIYYPFIGGITIHVENLVKHMDDYEFHILTYYSKDYHQKYENVVVHKVPYIPKIRGLSYMINAYKIGKEIIRKEKIDLIHGHYAFPQGVVGGLLKGNLPHILTLHGSDVLKLSKSIIGKPFFNYAISRADKIICVSKFLRDNLGSNFRDKAIVIPNGVDFNLFYEGDDLDYGLFVGSFVKQKGLDVLIDTIKDIDFNFKLIGDGPLFNKIREKIEKENMKHVELLGKKSQTEVAEYMRNCSFLILPSISEGLGMVLLEAMACGKAVIATNVGGIREIVKDNYNGFLIPPNNPKILKEKIEILINDKNLRRKFGKNGKKFSKNFSWENVAKKVRAIYEEML; this comes from the coding sequence ATGAAAGTATTGATGCCGACCATTTATTACCCATTCATTGGAGGAATAACAATACATGTAGAAAATTTAGTAAAACATATGGATGATTACGAATTTCATATTTTAACATATTATAGCAAAGATTACCACCAAAAATATGAGAATGTTGTTGTGCATAAAGTCCCATACATTCCAAAGATTAGGGGATTATCGTATATGATCAATGCCTACAAAATTGGGAAGGAAATAATTAGGAAAGAAAAGATAGATTTAATACACGGCCATTACGCATTTCCGCAGGGGGTTGTTGGGGGATTGCTAAAGGGAAATTTACCCCACATTTTAACGTTACATGGTAGTGATGTTTTAAAACTTTCAAAATCCATTATTGGAAAACCTTTTTTTAATTATGCGATAAGTAGAGCAGATAAAATCATCTGTGTAAGTAAGTTCTTGAGGGATAATTTAGGCAGTAATTTTAGAGATAAAGCAATTGTCATTCCGAATGGTGTTGACTTTAACTTATTTTATGAGGGGGATGATTTGGACTACGGTCTTTTTGTTGGTTCCTTTGTTAAGCAGAAGGGTTTGGATGTTTTAATTGATACTATAAAGGATATTGATTTTAATTTTAAACTTATAGGAGATGGACCATTGTTTAATAAAATAAGGGAAAAAATAGAAAAGGAAAATATGAAACACGTTGAACTATTGGGGAAAAAATCCCAAACAGAAGTAGCAGAGTATATGAGGAACTGTAGTTTTCTTATCTTGCCATCTATTTCAGAGGGTCTTGGGATGGTTTTACTTGAAGCAATGGCTTGTGGAAAAGCAGTTATAGCGACAAATGTTGGGGGTATTAGGGAGATTGTGAAAGATAACTACAACGGCTTTTTAATCCCCCCAAATAATCCAAAAATTTTAAAAGAGAAAATAGAAATATTAATAAACGACAAAAATTTAAGAAGAAAATTTGGTAAAAATGGAAAAAAATTCTCTAAAAACTTTTCTTGGGAAAATGTGGCAAAGAAAGTAAGGGCTATTTATGAGGAGATGCTATAA
- a CDS encoding GNAT family N-acetyltransferase — protein MITIDTAKKEDIDDMINLLKQLFEIEKDFTPNYEKQRKGLELLLNSKNAVIFVARYNGKVVGMCSIQTLISTAEGGKVGILEDLVVDENFRGKGIGSKLLSEAERYCKEKGGLLRLSLLADKDNKKALEFYKSRGWKFTNLICLRKFFGE, from the coding sequence ATGATAACAATAGACACCGCAAAAAAAGAAGACATTGATGATATGATTAATTTATTAAAGCAACTTTTTGAAATAGAGAAGGACTTCACTCCAAATTACGAAAAACAAAGAAAAGGTTTAGAACTTCTATTAAATAGCAAAAATGCTGTAATTTTTGTTGCGAGATATAATGGTAAAGTAGTTGGAATGTGTTCCATTCAAACATTAATCTCAACTGCTGAAGGAGGAAAGGTTGGGATTTTAGAAGATTTGGTTGTTGATGAGAATTTTAGAGGGAAGGGGATTGGGAGCAAACTTTTATCTGAGGCAGAAAGATATTGTAAAGAAAAGGGTGGTTTGTTGAGATTATCTCTACTCGCAGATAAAGATAACAAAAAGGCACTTGAATTTTACAAATCCAGAGGGTGGAAATTTACAAACTTAATATGCTTAAGAAAATTTTTTGGTGAGTAG
- a CDS encoding tRNA pseudouridine(54/55) synthase Pus10 — MEINIEILKKYPLCHRCFGRLYAKLLHTNNFERGKALKLVKAMELESLLKKIEESGEGNKDEVLELLKCLYRSGLKEIKIKEIKEGEKIEECPWCRGIFEKSHIEELANKAIELLKEYEFDTFMVGTHIPKEIKELEEEIETPYMESIRQEFGREIGKIIAVKMNKQPDKTNPDIVVHINPYTKDIYLQVNPLFIKGRYRKLVRGIPQTHWHCRFCRGKGCEKCNFTGKRYPTSVEEIIAEPFMKATKGTNEKFHGAGREDIDVRMLGNGRPFVLEIKEPKIRKIDLNKIAEEVNKSGMVEVLNLEYGNRKDVVFFKNEPHKKTYRALVECEEKITDEDIEKVIETCENLTIYQRTPKRVLHRRADLTRIRKVYKVWAHKIDDNHFEMKIFCDGGLYIKELISGDDGRTSPSISEILNKKCICKELDVLEVHDEETS, encoded by the coding sequence ATGGAGATAAACATTGAAATCTTAAAAAAGTATCCGTTATGCCATAGATGTTTTGGAAGGTTGTATGCAAAATTATTACACACAAACAATTTTGAGAGAGGAAAGGCATTAAAACTTGTCAAAGCTATGGAATTAGAATCTTTATTAAAAAAAATAGAAGAGAGTGGAGAAGGTAATAAGGATGAGGTCTTAGAATTATTAAAATGCTTATATAGAAGTGGATTAAAAGAGATAAAAATCAAAGAAATTAAAGAAGGAGAGAAAATAGAAGAATGCCCATGGTGTAGAGGTATTTTTGAAAAGAGCCATATAGAGGAGTTGGCAAACAAAGCAATTGAATTATTGAAAGAGTATGAATTTGATACATTTATGGTCGGAACTCACATACCAAAAGAGATTAAGGAATTAGAAGAGGAAATAGAAACGCCATATATGGAAAGCATAAGGCAAGAATTTGGGAGAGAAATTGGGAAAATAATCGCTGTGAAGATGAACAAACAACCAGACAAAACAAATCCAGATATCGTTGTCCATATCAACCCATATACAAAGGATATCTATTTGCAAGTTAACCCGTTATTCATAAAAGGTAGGTATAGGAAATTAGTCAGAGGTATTCCACAAACACACTGGCATTGTAGGTTTTGTAGAGGAAAGGGATGTGAAAAATGCAATTTCACTGGGAAAAGGTATCCAACCTCAGTTGAAGAGATTATTGCAGAACCATTCATGAAAGCAACAAAAGGAACTAATGAAAAATTTCACGGTGCTGGGAGAGAAGATATTGATGTTAGAATGTTGGGTAATGGGAGGCCATTTGTTTTAGAGATAAAAGAACCAAAAATAAGGAAAATTGATTTGAATAAAATTGCTGAGGAAGTTAATAAGAGTGGAATGGTAGAGGTTCTAAATCTTGAATATGGAAATAGGAAAGACGTCGTTTTCTTCAAAAATGAACCGCATAAAAAAACATACCGTGCATTGGTTGAATGTGAAGAGAAGATAACCGATGAAGACATAGAGAAGGTCATTGAAACCTGTGAAAACTTAACGATATACCAAAGAACACCAAAGAGAGTCCTGCACAGAAGGGCAGATTTAACAAGAATCCGTAAGGTATATAAAGTTTGGGCACATAAAATAGATGACAATCATTTTGAAATGAAGATTTTTTGTGATGGAGGATTGTATATAAAAGAACTTATAAGCGGAGATGATGGAAGAACTTCCCCATCAATCTCCGAGATATTAAATAAAAAATGTATCTGCAAAGAATTGGATGTTTTAGAAGTTCACGATGAAGAAACTTCTTAG
- a CDS encoding dihydroorotate dehydrogenase electron transfer subunit produces the protein MERPVMCKIKEIIEESPTVKTFIIDKDFDFKPGQFAMVWLPGVDEKPFGFSTKTGFSIAKVGNFTAKMHELQEGDLIGVRGPYGTYFEPLGDRILAVAGGIGAAPIVAAVEEFAKQGIEITTIIGARTKEELLFLDRFENCGELEICTDDGSFGFHGFTTQKMSEILKEEKFDLVITCGPEIMMKKVVEIANEYNIPVQVSMERYMKCGIGICGQCCVDDEGLCVCKDGPVFWGDKLKFVTEFGKYKRDASGSIALNK, from the coding sequence ATGGAGAGGCCAGTAATGTGCAAAATAAAGGAGATAATAGAGGAAAGTCCAACAGTAAAAACATTCATTATAGATAAGGACTTTGATTTTAAACCAGGACAGTTTGCAATGGTCTGGCTTCCAGGAGTTGATGAAAAACCATTTGGATTTTCAACAAAAACAGGTTTTAGCATAGCAAAGGTTGGGAACTTTACAGCAAAAATGCATGAACTTCAAGAGGGGGATTTGATAGGGGTTAGAGGACCTTATGGAACATATTTTGAGCCATTGGGAGATAGAATTTTGGCAGTTGCAGGAGGAATTGGAGCAGCCCCAATTGTTGCTGCGGTGGAGGAGTTTGCAAAACAAGGCATAGAAATAACAACCATCATTGGAGCAAGGACTAAGGAAGAACTTTTGTTTTTGGATAGATTTGAAAATTGTGGAGAATTAGAGATTTGCACTGATGATGGAAGTTTTGGATTCCATGGTTTCACAACACAGAAGATGAGTGAAATTCTTAAAGAGGAGAAATTTGATTTAGTTATAACATGTGGGCCAGAGATAATGATGAAAAAGGTCGTTGAGATTGCAAATGAATATAACATTCCCGTCCAGGTCTCAATGGAGAGGTACATGAAATGTGGTATTGGAATTTGTGGGCAATGTTGCGTAGATGATGAGGGGCTCTGCGTTTGCAAAGATGGGCCAGTGTTTTGGGGAGATAAGTTGAAATTTGTAACTGAATTTGGAAAATATAAAAGAGATGCGAGTGGAAGCATAGCTCTAAACAAATAA
- a CDS encoding mechanosensitive ion channel family protein, protein MRKIQVFRIKFITKVIILLGILYYLGCKLNFYQYLLKLGDYINQIIILTALILGTLIFLDITLELLRKYFEKVDIREYPIVASVVKYATWFGVILIAISVVYKDVGSLVMSLGLVGAALTLALQKPIMNFVGWLTIVFTHPFKINDRIYIKGIGGGDVYKIGTMYVSLREVDGEPTGRSLNIPNSYILTNPVINFSKGSPYVWDSVKVTITYESNWRKAEELILEACDEIVGEEMRRLAEIWKNKPRIFAKSKIYDKPVIRMRFLDSGIEIKVRYLVNVFEWAAIKTKIVKNILSKLEEVNDVEIAYPHMEVIHRQKSDIVDNPFFKGKKEK, encoded by the coding sequence ATGAGAAAAATCCAAGTGTTTAGAATCAAGTTTATAACAAAGGTTATAATTTTACTTGGAATTCTGTATTATTTGGGCTGTAAGTTGAATTTTTACCAATATTTGCTAAAGTTAGGGGATTATATTAATCAAATTATTATATTGACTGCATTGATTTTAGGAACTTTAATATTCTTAGATATAACCTTGGAATTATTGAGAAAGTATTTTGAAAAAGTGGATATAAGGGAATATCCCATCGTTGCCTCTGTGGTTAAATATGCGACATGGTTTGGTGTTATTTTAATTGCAATCTCTGTTGTTTATAAAGATGTAGGTTCTCTTGTGATGTCCCTTGGTCTTGTGGGAGCGGCTTTAACCCTTGCTTTGCAAAAACCAATTATGAATTTTGTAGGGTGGCTAACTATTGTATTTACGCACCCCTTTAAAATTAATGATAGAATTTACATAAAGGGCATTGGTGGAGGGGATGTTTATAAGATAGGTACAATGTATGTAAGTTTAAGGGAGGTTGACGGAGAACCAACAGGAAGAAGTTTAAATATACCAAATTCATACATACTAACGAATCCTGTTATTAATTTTTCAAAAGGATCCCCTTATGTATGGGATAGCGTTAAGGTTACCATTACCTATGAGAGCAATTGGAGAAAAGCTGAGGAGTTGATTCTTGAGGCTTGTGATGAAATTGTTGGCGAAGAGATGAGAAGATTAGCAGAAATTTGGAAAAATAAGCCAAGAATTTTTGCAAAATCAAAAATTTATGACAAACCCGTTATAAGAATGCGTTTTTTAGATAGTGGTATTGAGATAAAGGTCAGATACTTGGTTAATGTGTTTGAGTGGGCAGCTATAAAGACAAAAATTGTTAAAAATATCTTGAGCAAATTAGAAGAAGTGAATGATGTTGAAATTGCCTACCCACACATGGAGGTAATACATAGACAGAAGTCAGATATCGTGGATAACCCATTCTTTAAAGGAAAAAAAGAAAAATAA
- a CDS encoding ATP-binding protein — protein MQIKFYDREKELNYLKTYCQLIPNSILFVYGPKSSGKSTVMKRVIKDLEDREDLVFFYYNLRKYATPTKEEFLNVFFEKGDKKYLRNTLELNFKIFKFGVDEDYDFKNVSLNDVFRKINEDINAVVEDGKKPILIIDELQKLKSIYFNGSKSLLNELFNLFVSLTKMEHLCHVICLTSDSLFINEIYNNSSLAKTSKYYLIDWLEKETIEKILKEEKFNEEEINYAIKYLSLPYEISDLIENKKLGISVEKTIKRWINIERDRIKYTIDTSNFDENDIINILKKFENKIKIDYIDVKREEFEIFKYLIENEILFYDVINGIIKPQSLTTHYAIKELIRD, from the coding sequence ATGCAAATTAAATTTTATGATAGGGAGAAAGAACTAAATTATCTAAAAACCTACTGTCAATTAATCCCAAATTCAATTTTATTTGTTTATGGCCCTAAATCTTCAGGAAAATCAACGGTTATGAAAAGGGTTATTAAAGATTTGGAAGATAGGGAAGATTTGGTCTTCTTCTATTACAATCTAAGAAAATATGCTACACCAACAAAAGAGGAATTCTTAAATGTATTTTTTGAAAAGGGGGATAAAAAATATTTGAGAAATACTTTAGAATTAAACTTTAAGATATTTAAATTTGGAGTTGATGAAGATTATGATTTTAAAAACGTCTCTTTAAACGACGTTTTTAGAAAGATAAATGAAGACATTAATGCTGTTGTTGAAGATGGAAAGAAACCAATCTTAATCATTGATGAATTGCAAAAATTAAAAAGTATTTATTTTAACGGGAGTAAATCTTTATTGAATGAATTATTCAATTTATTTGTATCTTTAACAAAAATGGAACATCTTTGTCACGTTATTTGCTTAACATCAGATAGCTTATTTATTAATGAGATTTATAACAACTCTTCATTAGCAAAAACATCAAAATATTATTTAATTGATTGGTTAGAAAAAGAAACTATTGAAAAAATATTAAAAGAAGAAAAATTCAATGAAGAAGAAATAAACTATGCAATAAAATATCTTTCTCTGCCTTATGAGATATCCGATTTGATTGAAAATAAAAAATTGGGAATTTCTGTTGAAAAAACCATAAAAAGATGGATAAATATTGAGAGGGATAGGATAAAATATACCATAGACACATCCAACTTTGATGAAAATGATATTATAAATATACTGAAAAAATTTGAAAATAAAATAAAAATTGATTACATTGATGTAAAAAGAGAAGAATTTGAGATTTTTAAATATCTAATCGAGAATGAAATTTTATTCTACGATGTAATTAATGGCATCATAAAGCCCCAATCATTAACAACTCACTATGCAATAAAAGAACTCATAAGGGATTGA
- the fen gene encoding flap endonuclease-1: MGVQFNDLIPKKEIPIKYLSGKTVAIDGMNVLYQFLSSIRLRDGSPLRNRKGEITSTYNGIFYKTIYMLENDITPVWVFDGKPPKLKEKTREERRKMREKAKEEFTKAKEMENIDEMQKYAKRMNFLTKDIVENSKKLLDLMGVPYVNAPAEGEGQASYMAKKGDVFCVISQDYDALLYGAPRIVRNLTATKEELELIELENVLNELGISHDDLIDMAILIGTDYNPKGVKGIGPKKALEIVKSKNKELYLKAVENYEEIKNIFKNPKVTDEYSIKLKKPDKEGIIKFLVEENDFSMERVQPHVEKLCKLIEKKTKQVTLDAWFGR; this comes from the coding sequence ATGGGAGTGCAGTTTAATGATTTAATCCCAAAAAAGGAAATTCCAATAAAGTACTTATCAGGAAAAACTGTGGCTATAGATGGGATGAATGTCCTTTATCAATTTTTATCAAGTATTAGATTGAGAGATGGGTCCCCTTTAAGGAACAGGAAAGGAGAGATAACCTCAACATACAATGGCATATTTTACAAAACCATATACATGCTCGAAAATGATATAACACCGGTATGGGTGTTTGATGGAAAACCGCCAAAATTGAAAGAGAAAACCAGAGAAGAAAGAAGAAAAATGAGAGAAAAAGCAAAAGAGGAATTCACAAAAGCAAAAGAAATGGAAAATATTGATGAGATGCAAAAATACGCAAAGAGGATGAACTTCTTAACAAAGGACATCGTAGAGAACTCAAAAAAATTATTGGATTTGATGGGGGTACCTTATGTAAATGCCCCAGCAGAAGGGGAAGGACAAGCATCATACATGGCAAAAAAGGGAGATGTATTCTGTGTTATTAGTCAGGACTATGATGCTTTGCTTTATGGGGCCCCAAGGATAGTGAGAAACTTAACAGCAACAAAGGAAGAGTTGGAGTTAATAGAGCTGGAAAATGTTTTAAATGAGTTGGGCATTTCTCATGATGATTTAATAGACATGGCAATTTTGATAGGGACTGATTATAATCCAAAGGGAGTTAAAGGCATTGGTCCAAAAAAAGCTCTCGAAATAGTAAAATCAAAAAACAAAGAACTCTACTTAAAGGCTGTTGAGAATTATGAAGAAATTAAAAATATATTTAAAAATCCAAAAGTTACTGATGAATACAGCATCAAATTAAAAAAGCCAGATAAAGAAGGTATTATAAAGTTTTTGGTTGAGGAAAATGATTTCTCTATGGAGAGAGTTCAGCCACATGTTGAAAAACTCTGTAAATTGATTGAGAAAAAAACCAAACAAGTAACATTAGATGCATGGTTTGGGAGATGA
- a CDS encoding cobalt-precorrin 5A hydrolase, whose amino-acid sequence MIKVVYITKRGETLASKIKKILDWYYYESEVIHSKNFKITGNERGFIFIMAMGIVLRKFIDEIKNDKMKDAFVIVCSEDGKYIIPILSNHLGGGNYFSNLIAKNLNANVVFTTATDVNGKVGIDELSKIYFLEIPKRKDILKINRKVLDEKVNLILPKNWKPIGNVSNTYNVSYHNRNYVVVDDDIILKPKKIVVGVGARKNIERHKVYWAIKKTLFLRDIPLWRVDAFATIDVKKDEKGILETVGNFKKPLFIFSRNEVNEVYKFRNDLEKSDFVFKTIGVYGVSEPVSILGVKKLANKNFNEIELILRKFKKNGVSIAISVG is encoded by the coding sequence ATGATAAAGGTGGTTTATATAACAAAACGTGGTGAAACCCTTGCAAGCAAAATAAAGAAAATTTTAGATTGGTATTACTATGAAAGTGAAGTTATTCACTCAAAAAATTTTAAAATAACTGGCAATGAGAGGGGATTTATCTTTATAATGGCAATGGGCATTGTTCTGAGGAAGTTTATTGATGAAATCAAAAACGATAAAATGAAGGATGCTTTTGTTATCGTTTGTAGCGAAGATGGAAAATACATTATCCCTATTTTGTCTAACCATTTAGGCGGGGGAAATTATTTCTCTAACCTAATTGCTAAAAATTTAAATGCGAATGTTGTTTTTACTACTGCTACTGATGTTAATGGGAAAGTTGGGATTGATGAACTATCTAAAATATATTTTTTGGAAATTCCAAAAAGAAAAGATATTTTAAAAATAAATAGAAAGGTCTTGGATGAGAAAGTTAATTTAATCCTCCCCAAAAATTGGAAGCCCATTGGAAACGTTTCAAATACCTATAATGTCTCTTATCACAATAGGAATTATGTTGTTGTTGATGATGACATTATCTTAAAACCAAAAAAAATTGTTGTTGGTGTTGGAGCAAGGAAAAATATTGAAAGGCATAAGGTTTATTGGGCAATAAAGAAGACATTATTTTTGAGGGATATCCCATTGTGGAGGGTTGACGCATTTGCTACGATTGATGTTAAAAAGGATGAGAAGGGGATTTTAGAAACAGTTGGGAATTTTAAAAAACCGTTATTTATTTTTAGTAGGAATGAGGTTAATGAGGTTTATAAATTTAGGAACGATTTGGAAAAATCAGATTTTGTTTTTAAAACTATTGGTGTTTATGGTGTTAGCGAACCAGTTTCTATTTTAGGAGTTAAAAAATTGGCAAATAAAAATTTTAACGAAATTGAATTAATTTTAAGGAAATTTAAGAAGAATGGTGTTTCTATTGCTATATCAGTTGGATAA